One Scomber scombrus chromosome 4, fScoSco1.1, whole genome shotgun sequence genomic region harbors:
- the dnajb5 gene encoding dnaJ homolog subfamily B member 5, which translates to MCVCATMGKDYYKTLGIPKGSNEEEIKKAYRRMALRFHPDKNKDPNAEEKFKEIAEAYEVLSDPKKRVVYDQLGEEGLKTGGSSSSGAPGSSTYHYTFHGDPHATFASFFGGSNPFDMFFGSNRSHSRSNGFSFHNDHSNDTEQDMDVDEDDPFAHFGRQFGFPGGMNNGFPGEGRRRRGAPSERLGTGRKHQDPPVVHELKVSLEEIFHGCTKRMKITRRRLNPDGRSMRTEDKILNIIIKKGWKEGTKITFPKEGDETPENIPADIAFVLKDKGHAHFKRDGSNIIYNCKISLKEALCGCTVSIPTLENRIISLPCHDIIKPGTVKRLRGEGLPFPKNPSQRGDLIVEFSVRFPDRIPPQSREIIRQHLPQS; encoded by the exons atgtgtgtgtgtgctaccaTGGGGAAGGACTACTACAAGACCCTGGGTATTCCCAAGGGCTCCAACGAGGAGGAGATTAAGAAGGCATACCGGCGCATGGCACTGCGCTTCCACCCTGACAAGAACAAGGATCCCAACGCAGAGGAGAAGTTCAAGGAGATCGCAGAGGCCTACGAGGTTCTCAGTGACCCCAAGAAGAGGGTTGTCTATGACCAGCTGGGAGAGGAAG gttTGAAGACAGGAGGCAGCAGCTCTTCAGGTGCTCCCGGCAGCTCGACATACCACTACACCTTCCATGGAGACCCCCATGCCACTTTCGCCTCCTTCTTTGGTGGCTCCAACCCTTTCGACATGTTCTTTGGCTCCAACCGCAGTCACAGCCGCTCTAACGGCTTTTCCTTCCACAATGACCACAGCAACGACACAGAGCAGGACATGGACGTGGATGAGGATGACCCCTTTGCTCATTTCGGGAGACAGTTTGGCTTTCCAGGGGGGATGAACAATGGCTTCCCTGGGGAAGGCCGCAGGAGGAGGGGTGCGCCATCAGAGCGTCTGGGGACTGGTCGAAAGCACCAGGACCCTCCGGTGGTCCATGAACTGAAGGTCTCGCTGGAGGAGATCTTTCACGGCTGCACAAAGCGCATGAAGATCACCCGCCGCAGACTGAACCCGGATGGGAGGAGCATGAGGACAGAGGACAAGATCCTCAACATTATCATCAAGAAGGGCTGGAAGGAGGGGACCAAGATCACCTTCCCAAAGGAGGGGGACGAGACCCCTGAGAACATTCCTGCTGACATAGCCTTCGTGCTTAAGGATAAAGGGCACGCCCACTTCAAGAGAGACGGTTCCAATATAATTTATAACTGCAAGATCAGTCTAAAAGAG gcGTTGTGTGGCTGCACAGTTAGCATTCCCACACTGGAAAACCGCATCATCTCGCTCCCCTGTCACGACATCATCAAGCCAGGGACAGTGAAGCGACTCAGAGGGGAAGGCCTGCCTTTCCCCAAGAACCCATCACAGCGCGGTGACCTCATTGTGGAATTTTCAGTCCGTTTTCCTGACAGGATCCCCCCTCAGTCCAGAGAGATTATCAGACAACACCTCCCCCAGTCATAG
- the akr1a1a gene encoding aldo-keto reductase family 1 member A1-A, which produces MSAFVILSTGQKMPMVGLGTWKSAPGQVKQAVLAALDSGYRHIDCAGAYGNEQEVGEALALRVGPGKALRREELFLTSKLWNTKHDPKDVEEACRTSLAHLGVSYLDLYLMHWPMAFQRGKELMPRREDGTVCYSDTHYQDTWVAMESLVDKGLVKAIGLSNFNARQTDDIISMARHKPAVNQVECHPYLSQANLLAHCRSVAVCVTAYSPLGSGDRPWASPDEPSLLEDPQLGAIAQRYQRTPAQVILRWHVQRGVVCIPKSVTPSRIQQNLQVFDFSLSEDDMKLMESFNRNERFIIPTVEREGKRVWRDAEHPHFPFHDLY; this is translated from the exons ATGAGCGCCTTCGTGATTCTGTCGACAGGGCAGAAAATGCCCATGGTTGGACTCGGCACATGGAAGAGTGCTCCAGGACAG GTGAAGCAAGCGGTGCTGGCAGCTTTAGACTCTGGGTACAGACACATCGACTGTGCAGGTGCATACGGCAATGAACAGGAGGTGGGAGAGGCTCTCGCTCTCAGGGTCGGCCCTGGCAAG gcTCTGCGTCGGGAGGAACTGTTTTTAACATCCAAACTGTGGAACACCAAGCATGACCCCAAGGATGTTGAGGAAGCATGCAGGACGAGTCTGGCCCACCTGGGTGTCTCCTATTTGGACCTGTACCTTATGCACTGGCCCATGGCATTTCA gCGGGGGAAGGAGCTGATGCCTCGACGGGAAGATGGGACTGTGTGTTACTCTGACACACACTACCAGGATACTTGGGTGGCCATGGAGAGCCTAGTGGACAAAGGTCTGGTCAAGGCTATAGGGCTGTCCAACTTTAACGCCAGGcagactgatgacatcatcagcatGGCCAGACACAAACCTGCAGTGAACCAG GTGGAATGTCATCCATATTTGTCTCAAGCAAATCTGCTGGCTCACTGTCG GTCAgtggcagtgtgtgtgacagcctACAGTCCTCTGGGCAGCGGGGACAGACCTTGGGCTTCTCCTGATGAGCCTAGTCTCCTGGAGGATCCACAACTGGGAGCCATCGCCCAGAGATACCAGAGAACACCTGCCCAGGTCATACTCAG GTGGCACGTGCAGAGGGGCGTAGTGTGTATCCCTAAAAGCGTGACACCCTCCAGGATCCAGCAGAACTTGCAGGTGTTTGACTTTTCCCTGTCAGAGGACGACATGAAGCTGATGGAATCCTTCAACCGCAACGAGCGCTTCATCATCCCAACAGTCGAG aGGGAAGGCAAGAGAGTGTGGAGAGATGCAGAACACCCTCATTTCCCTTTCCATGATCTTTATTGA
- the vcp gene encoding transitional endoplasmic reticulum ATPase, whose translation MASGGEAKNDDLATAILKQKNRPNRLIVDESINEDNSVVSLSQTKMDELQLFRGDTVLMKGKKRRETVCIVLSDDTCSDEKVRMNRVVRNNLRVRLGDVISIQPCPDVKYGKRIHVLPIDDTVEGITGNLFEVYLKPYFLEAYRPIRKGDIFLVRGGMRAVEFKVVETDPSPYCIVAPDTVIHCEGEPIRREDEEESLNEVGYDDIGGVRKQLAQIKEMVELPLRHPALFKAIGVKPPRGILLYGPPGTGKTLIARAVANETGAFFFLINGPEIMSKLAGESESNLRKAFEEAEKNAPAIIFIDELDAIAPKREKTHGEVERRIVSQLLTLMDGLKQRAHVIVMAATNRPNSIDPALRRFGRFDREVDIGIPDATGRLEILQIHTKNMKLADDVDLEQVANETHGHVGADLAALCSEAALQAIRKKMDLIDLEDETIDAEVMNSLAVTMDDFKWALSQSNPSALRETVVEVPNITWEDIGGLDDVKRELQELVQYPVEHPDKFLKFGMTPSKGVLFYGPPGCGKTLLAKAIANECQANFISIKGPELLTMWFGESEANVREIFDKARQAAPCVLFFDELDSIAKARGGNVGDGGGAADRVINQILTEMDGMSSKKNVFIIGATNRPDIIDPAILRPGRLDQLIYIPLPDEKSRMSILKANLRKSPISKDVDLDFLAKMTNGFSGADLTEICQRACKLAIRESIENEIRRERERQTNPSAMEVEEDDPVPEIRKDHFEEAMRFARRSVSDNDIRKYEMFAQTLQQSRGFGSFRFPSSATGGSGPSHGSGGTGTGPVFNEDNDDDLYG comes from the exons ATGGCATCGGGAGGGGA AGCAAAAAATGATGATCTAGCCACTGCAATTCTGAAACAGAAGAACAGACCCAACAGACTGATTGTCGATGAATCTATCAATGAAGACAACAGCGTGGTCTCTCTCTCCcag ACCAAGATGGATGAGCTGCAGCTCTTCCGTGGAGACACAGTGTTGATGAAGGGGAAGAAAAGACGGGAGACTGTGTGCATCGTGCTGTCTGATGACACCTGTTCTGATGAAAAGGTTCGCATGAACAGGGTGGTCCGCAACAATTTGAGGGTTCGACTGGGCGACGTTATcag CATTCAGCCATGTCCTGATGTGAAGTATGGAAAGAGGATCCACGTCCTTCCAATAGATGACACAGTAGAGGGAATTACTGGCAACCTGTTTGAGGTGTACCTGAAGCCATACTTCCTAGAGGCTTACAGGCCAATCCGCAAAG GTGATATTTTCCTGGTCAGAGGAGGCATGCGTGCTGTGGAGTTCAAGGTGGTGGAGACCGATCCCTCTCCCTACTGCATCGTTGCTCCTGATACGGTCATCCACTGTGAGGGAGAGCCAATCAGGAGAGAG GATGAGGAAGAGTCCCTGAACGAGGTGGGGTATGATGACATTGGAGGAGTGAGGAAGCAGTTAGCTCAGATCAAAGAGATGGTGGAGCTGCCTCTCAGACACCCTGCTCTGTTCAAGGCCATAGGAGTCAAG CCCCCACGTGGAATCTTGCTGTATGGACCCCCTGGAACTGGAAAGACCTTGATTGCCAGAGCTGTGGCCAATGAAACTGGAGCTTTCTTCTTCCTTATTAATG GCCCTGAGATCATGAGTAAGCTGgcaggagagagtgagagtaaCCTGAGAAAGGCCTTTGaagaagcagagaaaaatgCTCCTGCCATCATCTTCATCGATGAGCTTGATGCAATTGCTCCtaagagagagaag ACTCACGGAGAGGTGGAGAGGCGCATTGTTTCTCAGCTGCTGACTCTAATGGACGGCCTGAAACAGAGAGCTCATGTCATCGTCATGGCTGCTACCAACAGACCCAACAGCATTGACCCAGCTCTGAGGAGATTTG GGCGTTTTGACAGGGAAGTGGACATTGGCATCCCAGATGCCACTGGCAGATTGGAGATTCTCCAGATTCACACCAAGAACATGAAGCTGGCTGATGACGTTGACTTAGAACAG gTAGCCAATGAGACCCATGGGCACGTGGGTGCAGATCTGGCTGCTCTCTGCTCTGAGGCTGCCCTGCAAGCCATCAGGAAGAAGATGGACCTGATCGATCTTGAGGATGAGACCATTGATGCTGAAGTCATGAACTCTCTGGCTGTCACCATGGATGACTTCAAG TGGGCCCTGAGCCAGAGTAACCCATCAGCACTCAGGGAGACAGTTGTTGAGGTTCCCAACATTACCTGGGAGGACATTGGAGGTCTGGATGATGTCAAGAGGGAGCTGCAGGAGTTGGTGCAG TACCCAGTGGAGCACCCAGACAAGTTCCTCAAGTTTGGCATGACCCCATCCAAAGGTGTGTTGTTCTATGGTCCCCCTGGTTGTGGTAAGACTCTGCTGGCCAAAGCCATTGCCAATGAGTGCCAGGCAAACTTCATCTCCATCAAAGGACCTGAGTTGCTCACCATGTGGTTTGGAGAGTCTGAGGCCAACGTCCGAGAGATCTTTGACAAG GCTCGTCAGGCAGCCCCATGCGTTCTGTTCTTTGATGAACTGGACTCCATAGCCAAGGCCCGTGGCGGCAACGTGGGAGATGGCGGTGGAGCAGCTGACCGTGTCATCAACCAGATCCTGACTGAGATGGACGGAATGTCCAGCAAGAAGAACGTCTTCATCATCGGAGCCACAAACAGACCAGACATCATCGACCCTGCCATCCTGAGACCTGGCCGTTTGGATCAGCTCATCTACATCCCACTGCCCGACGAGAAGAGCAGGATGAGCATCCTGAAGGCCAACCTCCGCAAGAGTCCCATCAGCAAG gATGTGGACTTGGACTTCCTGGCTAAGATGACCAACGGCTTCTCTGGAGCTGATCTTACAGAGATCTGCCAGCGGGCGTGTAAGCTGGCCATCAGAGAGAGCATCGAGAATGAGATccgaagagagagggagaggcagaccAACCCATCAGCTATG gaggtggaagaggatgATCCTGTGCCAGAGATCAGGAAGGACCACTTTGAAGAGGCGATGCGATTTGCTCGTCGCTCCGTCAGCGACAATGACATTCGCAAATATGAGATGTTTGCTCAGACACTGCAGCAGAGCCGTGGCTTCGGCAGCTTCAG GTTTCCCTCCAGTGCTACAGGTGGCAGCGGTCCAAGCCATGGCTCAGGAGGAACTGGCACTGGTCCCGTTTTCAATGAAGATAACGATGATGACCTTTATGGATAA